A genomic segment from Lutibacter sp. A80 encodes:
- a CDS encoding TlpA disulfide reductase family protein: MRKYTTLILALIVLWSCKNETPVNYVLLSGNISNTKGGELKISSLNGFSKIINVKDTGTLSDTLFIEEDDIYNIRFGQVRFTSYLSKGANIQFEVDAKKPSSTLKLAGDNADLNNYYAYKMDKDFDFMMDREGSYKVEESAFETKIMDFQKDLESKLEAVKNIPKGVKTKELRAINYSRLGKKGNYERMYSFLTENEHFKVSDSFKKELEEISLNNGDDYLYSSDYQQMVGSKIREKAYSFYQNDSLPYKEANAKAISEIENETIRNGELYKSISMILPMSSDKDKELNNFLNASTNQKHIASVKEIFESLKVLDAGQPSPKFINYENYAGGTTSLDDLKGKYVYIDVWATWCGPCKYEIPFLQKIEKQYHGKNIHFVSISTDKQDDKEKWKQMIADKEMGGIQLITDNDFNTSFISDYKIMGIPQFILIDPNGNIVQANAPRPSDEKLIALFNELKI, from the coding sequence ATGAGAAAATATACCACCCTAATTTTAGCACTTATAGTGCTTTGGTCTTGTAAAAATGAAACTCCTGTAAACTATGTTTTACTATCTGGTAACATAAGTAATACCAAAGGAGGCGAATTAAAAATTAGTTCTTTAAATGGTTTTTCTAAAATTATTAATGTAAAAGACACTGGAACGCTTTCAGACACTCTTTTTATTGAAGAAGACGACATTTACAATATTCGTTTTGGGCAAGTTAGATTTACATCTTATTTATCTAAAGGTGCAAATATTCAATTTGAAGTGGATGCTAAAAAACCTTCTAGCACCTTAAAACTTGCAGGAGACAATGCAGATTTAAACAATTATTATGCTTATAAAATGGATAAAGATTTTGATTTTATGATGGACCGAGAAGGAAGTTATAAAGTTGAAGAAAGCGCTTTTGAAACTAAAATAATGGATTTTCAAAAAGACTTGGAGAGCAAATTAGAAGCTGTTAAAAATATTCCTAAAGGCGTTAAAACAAAAGAATTACGAGCCATTAACTATAGCAGATTAGGTAAAAAAGGAAATTACGAAAGAATGTATAGCTTTTTAACTGAAAATGAACATTTTAAGGTTTCAGATTCATTTAAAAAAGAATTAGAAGAAATCTCTTTAAACAATGGTGATGATTACTTATATTCTTCAGATTACCAACAAATGGTAGGTAGTAAAATACGAGAAAAAGCATACAGTTTTTACCAAAATGATTCATTACCTTATAAAGAAGCAAACGCAAAAGCAATTTCTGAAATTGAAAATGAAACCATAAGAAATGGTGAATTATACAAAAGCATTTCTATGATATTACCAATGTCTTCTGATAAAGATAAAGAACTAAACAACTTTTTAAATGCTTCTACAAACCAAAAACACATTGCTAGCGTAAAAGAAATATTTGAATCTTTAAAAGTATTAGATGCAGGTCAACCTTCCCCTAAATTTATAAACTATGAAAATTACGCTGGAGGAACAACTTCATTAGACGATTTAAAAGGTAAATACGTATATATTGATGTTTGGGCAACTTGGTGTGGACCTTGTAAATATGAAATTCCATTTTTACAGAAAATTGAAAAACAATACCACGGTAAAAACATTCATTTTGTTAGTATTTCTACAGATAAGCAAGATGATAAAGAAAAGTGGAAACAAATGATCGCCGACAAAGAAATGGGTGGTATTCAATTAATAACAGATAACGACTTTAATACATCTTTTATAAGTGATTACAAAATAATGGGAATTCCTCAATTTATTTTAATAGATCCCAACGGAAATATTGTGCAAGCAAATGCTCCAAGACCTAGTGATGAAAAATTGATAGCATTATTTAATGAATTGAAAATTTAA
- a CDS encoding protein-disulfide reductase DsbD N-terminal domain-containing protein, translating into MKKYILIALLIISGTNTMFSQIYTPVKWSTSVENISETEYNLVLKATIENGWHLYSQNVPEDGPIATSFEFEESDDYILIGKVSEEKGHTVDDPIFNMKIKYFNSKAVFKQRIKTSSKTDFKVLGEIEFMVCNDTSCLPPTYEDFTFTIKK; encoded by the coding sequence ATGAAAAAATATATATTAATAGCACTACTAATAATAAGTGGTACAAACACCATGTTTTCACAAATTTATACTCCAGTAAAATGGTCTACATCTGTTGAAAATATTTCTGAAACTGAATACAACTTAGTTCTAAAAGCAACTATTGAAAACGGTTGGCATTTATATTCTCAGAATGTACCTGAAGATGGCCCAATTGCAACAAGTTTTGAATTTGAAGAATCAGATGATTATATCTTAATTGGTAAAGTATCTGAAGAAAAAGGACATACCGTAGACGATCCCATTTTTAATATGAAAATCAAATATTTTAATTCTAAAGCAGTGTTTAAACAAAGAATAAAAACCAGCTCTAAAACAGATTTTAAAGTTTTAGGAGAAATAGAGTTTATGGTGTGTAATGATACTAGTTGTTTACCTCCAACATACGAAGATTTTACATTTACTATTAAAAAATAA
- a CDS encoding TlpA disulfide reductase family protein yields MRNLKNKFIIVILSVVFMATSNAQQKENKHPNQFTIKGEIKGLTGNLYFRHPDKEYTRETPSDTLKFVNGKIQFSDTISKLTLIRAYPDFQGPDKKVFKRPKDGRGYFPVKCAYLMFYAFPGAEITIKGELSDYVNAYPSGDKFNNSLAAVNKVTFPNYNKMGNLAVQNTYETDSLIIKANNVKAEEIFNKNSEELIAHMKANPNSLGAVFYLNDMMLRRQIDDEKAEELFNDFSKDLAEYADYKNVASRIEGIKSTKEGFPVPSIKTTATLNGKEFDINSLRGKYVLIDFWGIWCGPCVAEMPQVKEFQEKHKEKLVVLGINSGDSKEKIQAFVNKHGYEWKQLMSDEKNTPDNFVNRFNVQGFPTKFIIDPRGNIVKKYLGGGEEAFELLEELLNK; encoded by the coding sequence ATGAGAAATTTAAAAAATAAATTTATAATAGTCATACTTTCAGTAGTATTTATGGCTACAAGTAACGCACAACAAAAGGAAAACAAACACCCAAATCAATTTACCATTAAAGGTGAAATTAAAGGGTTGACTGGGAACCTATATTTTAGGCACCCAGATAAGGAATATACTCGTGAGACACCTTCAGACACATTGAAATTTGTTAATGGTAAAATTCAATTTTCTGATACTATTTCCAAATTAACTTTAATTAGAGCTTATCCAGATTTTCAGGGGCCAGACAAAAAAGTATTTAAAAGACCTAAGGATGGTAGAGGTTATTTTCCTGTAAAATGTGCTTATTTAATGTTTTACGCCTTTCCAGGAGCTGAAATTACAATAAAAGGAGAACTTTCCGATTATGTAAACGCTTACCCTAGTGGTGATAAATTCAATAATAGTTTAGCAGCTGTGAACAAAGTTACGTTCCCAAATTATAACAAAATGGGGAATTTAGCTGTTCAAAACACCTATGAAACAGACTCACTAATTATAAAGGCTAATAATGTAAAGGCTGAAGAAATTTTCAATAAAAATTCTGAAGAACTAATTGCTCATATGAAAGCCAATCCAAATTCATTAGGAGCTGTTTTTTACTTAAATGACATGATGCTTAGACGTCAAATTGATGATGAAAAAGCAGAAGAATTGTTTAATGATTTTTCAAAAGATTTAGCTGAATATGCAGATTATAAAAATGTTGCTTCTAGAATTGAAGGAATAAAATCTACTAAAGAAGGATTTCCAGTTCCATCTATTAAAACTACTGCCACTTTAAATGGTAAAGAATTTGATATCAATTCCTTAAGAGGAAAGTATGTGTTAATTGATTTCTGGGGAATTTGGTGTGGGCCTTGTGTTGCTGAAATGCCACAAGTTAAAGAATTTCAAGAAAAACATAAAGAAAAATTGGTTGTATTAGGAATTAATTCTGGAGATTCCAAAGAAAAAATTCAAGCTTTTGTTAATAAACACGGCTATGAATGGAAACAGTTAATGAGCGATGAAAAAAATACACCAGACAACTTTGTAAATCGATTCAAT